The following coding sequences are from one Prochlorococcus marinus XMU1412 window:
- a CDS encoding DUF3288 family protein: protein MGNEQTHPLHETDKNIIDSLITKKTPEDLDYINLARLINRYTNFPGEIEIKADIEKILNFWRISKNELFSKTKTIWSKSFRPSNTNKGLVGSGFDTSN from the coding sequence ATGGGTAACGAGCAAACTCATCCATTACATGAAACAGACAAGAACATTATAGATTCCCTTATCACTAAAAAAACACCTGAAGATCTTGATTATATAAATTTAGCTAGATTAATAAATCGTTATACCAATTTCCCCGGAGAAATTGAAATTAAAGCCGATATTGAAAAAATTTTAAATTTTTGGAGGATCTCTAAAAATGAACTTTTTTCAAAAACAAAAACTATTTGGTCAAAAAGCTTTAGGCCTTCTAATACGAATAAGGGTTTAGTTGGCTCAGGTTTTGATACCTCAAATTGA